From a region of the Necator americanus strain Aroian chromosome Unknown Necator_2022.05.29.01.07, whole genome shotgun sequence genome:
- a CDS encoding uncharacterized protein (NECATOR_2022.05.29.01.07.G62.T1) has protein sequence MKSLSWEERGIRVDGRFLSNLRFADDIILFPSSTNEAETMLNELNEAGKRIGLRINRKKTQFMKNAYCEDGGVQLEGSQIVETPSYVYLGRSMNMENDLKEELNRRMRAAWAAFAAVREATDQLADHDLRAHLLDSTVLPALCYAAETWVDIAATSRKLLTTHRALERCLMWFNRRTQHLAGLRNSDLRGMSRLRDPAEYVSKAKHGWAGHIMRRIDDRWTKRTLEWIPRDAERQRERPPTRWGDVFTTRMGQLRTQLDTAQGPRQRHSPSLRTSWMKMARERNEWKRCWGPHVQ, from the coding sequence atgaaatcactttcctgggaagaaaggggcatacgtgttgatggaagatttctctcgaaccttcgtttcgcggacgacatcatTCTCTTtccgagcagtaccaatgaagcagaaacgatgctcaacgaattgaacgaagcagggaagagaataggactacgaataaacagaaagaagacacagttcatgaagaacgcctactgcgaggacggaggagtacaacttgaaggctcccaaatcgtggaaactccgtcatacgtatacctcggacgttctatgaacatggaaaacgacttgaaggaagaactgaatagaagaatgagagcagcatgggcagcattcgcagccgtcagggaagctacggaccaactggcggaccatgatcttcgtgcccatctactcgactcgacagtccttccagcgctctgttacgcagcggagacgtgggtaGACATCGcagccacgtctaggaagctacttactacccacagagcccttgaaaGATGTCTCATGtggtttaaccggcgcacacaacaccttgctgGTCTTCGTaactccgacttaagaggaatgtcccgtcttcgcgacccagcggaatatgtatcgaaagcaaaacatggatgggccggtcacatcatgagaagaatcgacgacagatggactaaaagaacgttagagtggatcccaagggacgctgaACGTCAACGAgagagaccgccaacgagatggggagACGTGTTCACTACACGGATGGGTCAGCTGAGaactcagctggatacggctcaaggacctcgtcaacgtcactctccaagcttgagaacatcttggatgaaaatggcgagggaacgaaacgagtggaagagatgctggggtccgcacgtccagtga
- a CDS encoding uncharacterized protein (NECATOR_2022.05.29.01.07.G62.T2) produces MLNELNEAGKRIGLRINRKKTQFMKNAYCEDGGVQLEGSQIVETPSYVYLGRSMNMENDLKEELNRRMRAAWAAFAAVREATDQLADHDLRAHLLDSTVLPALCYAAETWVDIAATSRKLLTTHRALERCLMWFNRRTQHLAGLRNSDLRGMSRLRDPAEYVSKAKHGWAGHIMRRIDDRWTKRTLEWIPRDAERQRERPPTRWGDVFTTRMGQLRTQLDTAQGPRQRHSPSLRTSWMKMARERNEWKRCWGPHVQ; encoded by the coding sequence atgctcaacgaattgaacgaagcagggaagagaataggactacgaataaacagaaagaagacacagttcatgaagaacgcctactgcgaggacggaggagtacaacttgaaggctcccaaatcgtggaaactccgtcatacgtatacctcggacgttctatgaacatggaaaacgacttgaaggaagaactgaatagaagaatgagagcagcatgggcagcattcgcagccgtcagggaagctacggaccaactggcggaccatgatcttcgtgcccatctactcgactcgacagtccttccagcgctctgttacgcagcggagacgtgggtaGACATCGcagccacgtctaggaagctacttactacccacagagcccttgaaaGATGTCTCATGtggtttaaccggcgcacacaacaccttgctgGTCTTCGTaactccgacttaagaggaatgtcccgtcttcgcgacccagcggaatatgtatcgaaagcaaaacatggatgggccggtcacatcatgagaagaatcgacgacagatggactaaaagaacgttagagtggatcccaagggacgctgaACGTCAACGAgagagaccgccaacgagatggggagACGTGTTCACTACACGGATGGGTCAGCTGAGaactcagctggatacggctcaaggacctcgtcaacgtcactctccaagcttgagaacatcttggatgaaaatggcgagggaacgaaacgagtggaagagatgctggggtccgcacgtccagtga
- a CDS encoding uncharacterized protein (NECATOR_2022.05.29.01.07.G63.T2), which yields MTATRWKRTSAIGNEGEKKYDDDDDYVLEDSLSQGDWHIEEDPNKTTKELLERRRALRLDPNASHIERLVANASSRKALQEDFLKYRQKKILVAAQRRTSLKKCRRDLCEYNIPLATLLSEDGTRTSSRREMEIITERFHSNLFRSSTPVSSPIIPTGEAPPQILPSEIRVAIKSMKPGTAPGPDFISADFLRAGGHPLHVILAAQMIS from the exons ATGacagccacacgatggaaaagaacatctgctatcggcaacgaaggagaaaagaagtacgacgacgatgacgattacgtactcgaggactccttgtcccaaggtgactggcatatcgaggaggacccaaac aagaccaccaaggaattgttggaaagaagaagggctttgaggcttgatccaaatgcatcgcacattgagcggttagtagcaaacgctagcagcagaaaagcgttgcaagaggattttttgaagtacaggcagaagaagattctggtagcagcacaaagaagaacgagtctaaagaagtgccgcagggatctctgcgaatataatattccgctagcaaccttgctgagcgaagacgggactcgcacgtcttctcgtcgtgagatggaaatcattacggagaggttccaCTCGAACCTTtttcgttcatcaactcctgtgtcaagcccgatcatccccactggtgaagctccaccacagattctcccttcggaaatacgagtcgctatcaagagtatgaaacctggcacagcccccggacctgattttatatcagcagactttcttcgggctggtggccatccgcttcatgtaatcttagcagcgcagaTGATATCCTAA
- a CDS encoding uncharacterized protein (NECATOR_2022.05.29.01.07.G63.T1), with translation MEIITERFHSNLFRSSTPVSSPIIPTGEAPPQILPSEIRVAIKSMKPGTAPGPDFISADFLRAGGHPLHVILAAQMIS, from the coding sequence atggaaatcattacggagaggttccaCTCGAACCTTtttcgttcatcaactcctgtgtcaagcccgatcatccccactggtgaagctccaccacagattctcccttcggaaatacgagtcgctatcaagagtatgaaacctggcacagcccccggacctgattttatatcagcagactttcttcgggctggtggccatccgcttcatgtaatcttagcagcgcagaTGATATCCTAA
- a CDS encoding uncharacterized protein (NECATOR_2022.05.29.01.07.G64.T1): protein MLLRVLLITKLLRVPRERRNHWATLARDRDKWKNCWRPLDRGDPGMTATRWKRTSAIGNEGEKKYDDDDDYVLEDSLSQGDWHIEEDPNVDYEMLLR, encoded by the exons atgtTACTTCGGGTATTACTTATTACAAAATTACTTCgggtcccacgcgaaaggaggaaccactgggcgactctggcacgcgatcgggacaaatggaagaattgctggcgcccgctcgaccgcGGTGATCCAG GAATGacagccacacgatggaaaagaacatctgctatcggcaacgaaggagaaaagaagtacgacgacgatgacgattacgtactcgaggactccttgtcccaaggtgactggcatatcgaggaggacccaaacgtggactacgagatgctgctcagatga
- a CDS encoding uncharacterized protein (NECATOR_2022.05.29.01.07.G65.T1) gives MMDDKRPFRPAARDVIIQQAPSYQSTQPRILIQETSAQPLAAPALFLQPQPPVAALPAVAVSSTAPMMATPAVVTGPAQLPVGPFPVATHPVPMAPIMPSAPIQAPPALPPQSPPIPSYNVPQMINALPPPTAEIHPAPPGPAPSDYQMQAYQPKTYLSSAPNAKRLRL, from the exons ATGATGGATGATAAGCGACCGTTTCGTCCAGCAGCACGAGACGT AATTATCCAACAAGCACCCTCCTATCAATCCACTCAGCCCAGGAT CCTTATACAAGAGACAAGCGCACAACCGTTGGCAGCACCTGCATT atttcttcaGCCACAACCACCCGTCGCTGCTCTGCCAGCTGTTGCTGTCTCATCTACTGCTCCGATGATGGCGACTCCAGCAGTCGTAACAGGACCAGCACAACTCCCTGTTGGTCCCTTCCCAGTTGCAACGCATCCAGTTCCCATGGCACCGATCATGCCTTCTGCTCCTAT CCAGGCCCCACCAGCTCTTCCTCCTCAATCACCACCAATACCATCGTACAATGTGCCTCAAATG ATCAACGCGTTGCCTCCACCTACGGCAGAGATCCACCCTGCTCCCCCAGGACCCGCTCCGTCTGATTACCAAATGCAAGCCTACCAG CCAAAGACCTATCTCAGCAGTGCTCCTAATGCCAAGAGACTGCGACTGTAG
- a CDS encoding uncharacterized protein (NECATOR_2022.05.29.01.07.G66.T1) codes for MEDFEQLFAFSKTLAINGDIDVWVALNVEAKQRFISTCQLPIQTKKKAKNADSLTSGMQDAADKMLSVSMPRMKLIFTSVERRFTHNSVSRMKTRKATKRPGIFVRAGAEGMIGAMGTGCVATGKGPTGSCAGPVTTAGVAIIGAVDETATAGRAATGGCG; via the exons ATGGAGGACTTCGAACAACTCTTTGCATTTTCCAAAACCTTAG CCATCAACGGCGACATCGATGTGTGGGTGGCCCTAAATGTTGAAGCCAAACAACGTTTCATATCAACGTGTCAGCTGCCGATACAA ACCAAGAAGAAGGCTAAGAACGCCGACTCTCTCACCAGTGGTATGCAGGATGCCGCAGACAAAATGCTCTCGGTTTCGATGCCGAGGATGAAGCTCATCTTTACAtctgtggagagaaggttcacGCATAATTCG GTATCTCGAATGAAGACGAGAAAGGCTACCAAACGACCTGGTATCTTTGTTCGCGCAG GAGCAGAAGGCATGATCGGTGCCATGGGAACTGGATGCGTTGCAACTGGGAAGGGACCAACAGGGAGTTGTGCTGGTCCTGTTACGACTGCTGGAGTCGCCATCATCGGAGCAGTAGATGAGACAGCAACAGCTGGCAGAGCAGCGACGGGTGGTTGTGGCtga
- a CDS encoding uncharacterized protein (NECATOR_2022.05.29.01.07.G66.T2), translated as MSSKLQQASLTKLLEYLDAPFAVSQKHARNKLSHQESPHQHSARTPTKSAEENNKDSFYDNSLMYGISSQQALIDLGKETNLIFASTREESTTPSCRGEGPFNARRAEPATKKKAKNADSLTSGMQDAADKMLSVSMPRMKLIFTSVERRFTHNSTPVGYHNSSPQEAIRLGITELPEKTGAPALATWTFAYLERLARPSEAIMRNSLHFFGHITRKSSAHLVQAVWGCF; from the exons ATGTCAAGTAAACTTCAGCAAGCCTCCCTGACCAAACTGTTAGAATATCTGGATGCACCGTTCGCTGTATCACAGAAGCACGCACGCAACAAGCTTTCGCATCAGGAATCGCCCCATCAACATAG TGCCCGCACACCTACGAAAAGCGCTGAAGAGAACAACAAAGACTCTTTCTACGATAACTCACTAATGTATGGGATATCCAGCCAACAGGCGCTTATC GATCTTGGTAAAGAGACGAATCTCATCTTTGCTTCCACAAGAGAGGAATCAACGACACCTTCATGTCGTGGCGAAGGACCTTTTAACGCCAGAAGAGCAGAACCAGCG ACCAAGAAGAAGGCTAAGAACGCCGACTCTCTCACCAGTGGTATGCAGGATGCCGCAGACAAAATGCTCTCGGTTTCGATGCCGAGGATGAAGCTCATCTTTACAtctgtggagagaaggttcacGCATAATTCG acaccagtgggctatcataattcctctccacaagaagctatCCGCCTCGGAATCACGGAATTGCCGGAGAAAACCGGTGCACCGGCGCTCGCCACGTGGACATTCGCATATCTTGAACGACTTGCCCGGCCTTCTGAAGCAATCATGCGAAACAgtcttcacttctttggtCACATTACAAGGAAATCGTCTGCTCATCTTGTCCAAGCTGTCTGGGGATGCTTCTAA